From Mucilaginibacter rubeus, a single genomic window includes:
- a CDS encoding ectonucleotide pyrophosphatase/phosphodiesterase has translation MKKYSILLVFLLLVSAAFAQDTTQKIIPNRKNSIAQQKKPYVILISADGFRYDYAKRYNAQHLLGLSAKGVQAESMIPSYPSVTFPNHYALVSGLYPSHSGLVNNSFYDRARDDSYSMGNKQKVKDSSWYFGSPLWVLAEQQKMVSASFYWVASEAAIQGINPTYYYVYNDKIDIHDRISAVVNWLKLPEDKRPHLITFYFPQVDHAGHTFGPDASETEHEVHFVDSAVNELNKAVKTTGVDVNFIFVSDHGMTKIDREHTMGIPAAIDTAKFKISGDGILVELYAKDKAAIQPTYDRLKAEAKDYDVYLKANMPANMHYSTADDWHNRIGDILLIPHYPLIFNLWNNKKINIGWHGYDPYAVKDMHATFLTWGPAFKTGKQVPSFKNVDVFNLVNRILGLKYNGKVDGTDQLADEILIKK, from the coding sequence ATGAAAAAGTACAGTATTCTTTTAGTTTTCCTATTACTGGTTAGCGCCGCTTTCGCGCAGGATACCACGCAAAAAATAATCCCCAACCGTAAAAACAGCATTGCTCAACAGAAAAAGCCTTACGTTATCCTGATTTCGGCAGATGGCTTCAGGTATGATTATGCTAAAAGATACAACGCGCAGCATTTACTTGGTTTAAGCGCCAAAGGCGTACAGGCCGAATCTATGATCCCTTCATATCCTTCGGTAACTTTCCCTAATCACTATGCTTTAGTAAGTGGCTTATATCCATCGCACTCTGGTTTGGTTAATAACTCCTTTTATGATCGTGCGCGTGACGACAGTTATTCCATGGGCAATAAGCAAAAGGTAAAGGACAGCAGCTGGTATTTTGGTTCGCCACTTTGGGTTTTGGCCGAGCAGCAAAAAATGGTTTCGGCAAGTTTTTACTGGGTGGCTTCGGAGGCGGCCATACAGGGCATTAACCCTACTTACTATTATGTTTATAATGATAAGATAGACATTCATGACCGGATCAGTGCCGTGGTAAACTGGCTGAAGCTTCCTGAAGATAAACGCCCGCACCTGATCACATTTTACTTTCCACAGGTTGACCACGCGGGCCATACCTTTGGCCCTGATGCTTCGGAAACCGAGCATGAGGTACATTTTGTTGATTCGGCAGTTAATGAGCTGAACAAGGCTGTAAAAACTACCGGCGTTGATGTTAACTTCATTTTTGTATCAGACCACGGTATGACCAAAATTGACCGTGAGCATACTATGGGCATTCCCGCTGCCATTGACACGGCTAAATTCAAGATCTCCGGCGACGGTATACTGGTTGAATTGTATGCCAAAGATAAAGCGGCTATCCAGCCAACTTATGATCGCCTTAAAGCTGAAGCGAAGGATTACGATGTATATCTGAAAGCCAATATGCCGGCTAACATGCACTATAGTACTGCCGACGATTGGCATAACCGCATAGGCGATATTTTGCTGATTCCGCATTATCCCCTGATTTTTAATTTATGGAACAATAAAAAAATAAATATCGGCTGGCATGGTTATGATCCATACGCTGTAAAAGATATGCACGCTACCTTCCTGACTTGGGGGCCGGCCTTTAAAACAGGCAAACAAGTACCTTCTTTTAAAAATGTTGATGTTTTTAATTTAGTAAATCGGATATTGGGGCTTAAATACAATGGTAAGGTTGATGGCACCGATCAACTTGCCGATGAGATCCTCATTAAAAAATAA
- a CDS encoding SDR family oxidoreductase, with protein sequence MKANKIALITGGSRGLGKNAAKHIAQKGIDVIVTYRTKKEEAEAVVAEIELMGQKAAALQLDTGIVSTFDAFITTLKSTLNEKWGRDTFDFLINNAGIDAASPFAQTTEEDFDNLFNVHFKGVYFLTQKSLPIIADGGRIINFSTGLARFSTPGYAAYASMKGAIEVFTKYLAKELGGRGIAANVVAPGIIQTDFTKAAFDSHPGLEEMMSKSTALGRVGQPDDIGGVVAFLCTEDARWINAQRIEASGGMFL encoded by the coding sequence ATGAAAGCAAACAAAATAGCATTAATAACCGGCGGTAGCCGAGGCCTGGGCAAAAACGCCGCAAAACACATCGCCCAAAAAGGCATTGACGTTATAGTTACTTACCGCACCAAAAAAGAAGAAGCCGAAGCTGTTGTGGCCGAAATAGAATTGATGGGGCAAAAGGCTGCCGCTTTGCAGCTGGATACCGGTATTGTATCAACATTTGATGCTTTTATTACAACACTAAAATCAACCCTAAATGAAAAATGGGGACGTGATACTTTTGATTTTCTGATCAACAACGCGGGTATTGACGCGGCCTCGCCATTTGCACAAACCACCGAAGAGGATTTTGACAACCTGTTTAATGTGCATTTTAAAGGCGTTTACTTTTTAACCCAGAAAAGCCTGCCTATAATTGCCGATGGCGGCCGCATCATCAATTTTTCGACCGGACTGGCTCGTTTCTCAACTCCCGGCTATGCTGCCTATGCATCCATGAAAGGCGCTATTGAAGTATTTACCAAATACCTTGCAAAAGAACTGGGCGGTCGCGGTATAGCCGCAAACGTTGTGGCTCCGGGTATCATCCAGACCGATTTTACCAAAGCGGCATTTGACTCACACCCCGGTTTGGAAGAAATGATGTCGAAATCAACAGCTTTAGGCAGGGTTGGTCAGCCGGATGATATCGGAGGCGTAGTAGCCTTCCTTTGTACAGAAGATGCCCGCTGGATCAACGCTCAGCGTATTGAAGCTTCGGGCGGGATGTTCTTGTAG
- a CDS encoding DUF72 domain-containing protein — translation MEFGRVTDEELVRVDFTLPADPQITVDTLAAAKNDVPLQVHVGCAKWGRKEWIGKIYPPKTKDANFLDEYVKHFDCIELNATFYQVYGTDTIAKWKTKADSNPGFKFCPKFSQSISHIRRLKNADDITTTYYEGILAFGEKLGPLFLQLSDNYTPKSFPELKAYLEQLPKDIPVFVELRHKDWFAVAENRDRVFNLFRELNIGSIITDASGRRDVVHMALPTPHAFIRFVGNSLHPTDYARVDEWVERIKNWKDQGLKSVWFFMHQHDERYSPELADYVVEELNKALGTQLMRPTFIQRDDKPTAQTSLLL, via the coding sequence ATGGAATTTGGTAGAGTAACAGATGAGGAATTAGTAAGGGTTGATTTTACCCTGCCAGCAGATCCGCAGATTACTGTTGATACGCTTGCAGCCGCCAAAAATGATGTACCTCTGCAGGTACATGTTGGCTGTGCTAAATGGGGACGCAAGGAATGGATCGGCAAGATCTATCCGCCAAAAACCAAAGACGCCAATTTCCTGGACGAATATGTTAAGCACTTTGATTGCATAGAGCTTAACGCTACCTTCTACCAGGTTTACGGCACCGACACTATTGCTAAATGGAAAACCAAGGCCGATAGCAACCCCGGTTTTAAATTTTGCCCCAAATTTTCACAAAGTATCAGCCATATTCGCCGTTTAAAAAACGCCGATGATATTACCACTACCTACTATGAAGGTATTTTAGCCTTCGGCGAAAAGCTTGGCCCGCTGTTTTTACAGCTGAGCGATAACTATACGCCTAAAAGCTTCCCGGAACTTAAAGCCTACCTGGAGCAATTGCCGAAAGATATCCCGGTATTTGTTGAGCTACGCCATAAAGACTGGTTTGCCGTTGCCGAAAACCGCGACAGGGTATTTAACCTCTTCCGCGAACTCAATATTGGTTCAATTATAACTGATGCCAGCGGCAGACGCGATGTAGTGCACATGGCTTTGCCCACACCGCATGCCTTTATCCGCTTTGTAGGTAACAGCCTCCATCCTACCGATTACGCCCGCGTTGACGAGTGGGTTGAAAGGATTAAAAACTGGAAAGATCAGGGACTTAAATCGGTATGGTTTTTTATGCACCAGCACGATGAGCGTTACTCGCCCGAACTGGCCGATTACGTAGTTGAAGAATTAAACAAAGCGCTGGGCACGCAGCTAATGCGCCCAACGTTTATCCAACGCGACGATAAGCCAACCGCACAAACCTCGCTCTTATTGTAA